The genome window GAAAGGGCAAAGGGCAAAGGGTCATGTTTgcacttctcatcaaacattgttatactaatttcactgaacatTCAGAGAGGCAATGAAGAgatccaacatattgtcaagatGTGCCAACTATTTTCTTCCTTGATTGAAGTCAGTAACATAAGCACATTTGAATGAGTCTTTAATTCCTTAACATGTTTAAACGGACTCGGACTTGTTCTGTGAGTACAGGGTGTCATTAAAATACTACAAAAGCAATCCAGGTACTAACCGTTCGTTCATTTTCCTAtctgttttttttatttacagtaAAGACTAAAAAGACtcaatttgttttattcttttattcataTGCCTAGATAGAATgtaaacttaaattaacattttcttgaattttattttggtatAATTGCAAACGAAAAACTGCAATAAGTTGACTTTTTCCTGTTTCATTTACGTTTTCCCTTTTTCCTTTTCACACATTCTTGTGTCTAAAACGGTAAACGACTGGTTACTGTTTttcattttcttaaaatgtaagaGAAAAAACAAACCCAGAAATATAACGTttagatttctgattttgaattaGGAAAAAAGAACATAGGTCATTTTCCGTTTTCTTAATAAAACGGAAAAGCGAAAACAGTCATTTAccgtttttctatttttataaatTCAAAATAGAAAAACGGAAAAGGATTGTTTTCCCTTTACCGTtttgatatgcaaatttgatattgtaatgtatagtgatgaatatttatttatttatttatttatttatttatttatttatttatttatttatttatttatttatttatttatttatttatttatttgaacagacgcttttgaatcagcggcacacgcctaaattgacggtgcgttcatataaaagacaaaaaatacatttaaaacaacaacaacaataactcataagaaacaataaatataaaataatgtacaatgtataaaagatACACAACCCACTCACGCACACCCCCACGCTCTCATCCCTCTCACCCCTACTCTCCCACACCCATATCACACATATATACCCTCACACACATGCACACAAAATCAAACTTATGTATATAGGtctatattacaataattacaatcaaaattatttacaatcatatgtacataggtaaatcaaatcaaatcacgcacacccccacactcTCATCCCTCTCACCCCTACTCACCCCCACCCATATCACACATACATACCCTCACACACATGCACACGAGATCaaacttatgtaggcctatgttacaataattacaatcaaaactatttacaatcatatgtacataggtgaattaaatcaaatcaaatcaagttaTAAAGTACATttgataggcctacagattttacCAGCATCattatttgtattaggcctatagtgaaaaagatttggaattattttgaattttaaactatATTTACAATCATATTATATATGTACAAGAGAGTCCTATATACATAggtttacaaaaacaaattataaagaacatttaaacaaatttcactAGCATCACTAATAATTAATGTAATTGTGTCTGCAAACATTTCACTGCATAAGAGCATATCAGATAACTTGACCTATGGACAACTTGACCTACGGAAAactatttatttccttttttcaTAATTCAAAATCAGAAGTCTCAatggtatatttttattttttctctcaCATTTGAACTGTAAACAACCGTTTACCGTTTTTTGACGCAAAGATATGCGGAAAGGTTAAAGAAAACAAACCGTAATTTAATCAGAAAAAAACCGACTTATTACTGCTTTTCTTTTGCAGTTTAGACATTAATAAAACGGTTATTTTAAGTTTACATTCTAATTATATcataaaagaataaaacaaattgtgtgtttttagtttttactcTAAGTAAAAACAGATAGGAAAACGAACGAACGGTTAGTACCTGGATTGGATTGAAAGCAATCCAAATATTTAATTCTCGAATTCAGAGGATGGCAATAGATATAGGCGACGAAATGATCAAACATGATTTATCTAGTGATTTATTGTTTCTTTGTATCTGTATTGCAATTGACTATATACCTCCTATTGGTGATTGTCAATaagaaattgattgattgattgattgattgattgattgattgattgattgattgattgattgattgattgattgattgattgatattttaatatttagggAAATTGGGCTAGAGAGGAAAAATTATACTACAATTATTTTCATAAACAGTTTTTGGTACAAATGTAGCAATGTGCATACCACAGATGTTTGAATATATAAGTATACTTCCtacattttcacaaaaatgaaacaaataaagaCAAGTTTAGTGGAATTTAATCAACCATTGTTCTTTTCATTTTCACTTTTACACAGCTTGTGCTGATCCCGGTATTCCGATGAATGGTTTTAAATATACATACAACGACGGTGCTCTGATTGCCTATGGTTGCAATGCGGGCTTTATTTTGCGAGGTGAAAGTGTACTGACGTGTACTGACGGAACGTATGATAATCCTTTACCGATGTGTGAGTTAAGAAGTAAGTATTCTAGATCTACAATCAAGGAAACTATTGTTGGCACGCACTGTCATACTatataaatgtaaatcgccacccatCTCCCCAGTTCAATGTTTGATGAAAGCACCTTTGCCCTttggctctccagtctccccaacattaaGGGGGAATGAGGGAGGGTAGGGGAAAGGGGAAATGATAAGGTTTGCACTTCTCATCAAAAATTGTTACACTAATGTCACTGAACTTTCAGAGAGGCAATGAAGAGATCCAACATATTAACAAGTTGTGCCAactattttgtttatttgaagTCAGTAACATAAGCACATTTGAATAAACGACTCTTTAATTCTTTAAAATGTTTCAACGGACTTGGTCTTTGAGTACAGGGTGTCATTAAAATACAACGAAAGCAATCCAATTATTTAATTCTCGAATTCAAAGGATGGCAATAGATATAAGGCGACGAAAAGATAAAACATGAATCATCTAGTGATTAATTGACTATACCTCTTATTGGTGATAAAATAAGATTTCATTAATAGTTTTTAGCACAGATATTACAATGTAACCTCAGGTGTTTGAATATAATTTATTTGTATACTTCATACATGTtcacaaaaatgaaacaaaaaaatgtttagtGGAATTCAATTAACCAATGTTATTTTCATTTCCACTTTTACACAGCCTGTGCTGATCCCGGTACTCCGGTGAATGGTTTTAAACACGGTACATACAACATTTATGGTGTGCTTATCTATGGTTGCAATGCGGGCTATAAATTGGAAGGAGAGATTCTTCTGACGTGTACTAACGACGGAACGTATGATAATGATGTACCTACGTGTGTGTCAGTTGGTTAGTATATGCAAGGATCCCTTACCTAAATAATAATGATACCAGGCTCACAAGTTGccattttggtgaattttgtgTGTTGGACTATGATCTGGCTGGACATGCATTCAGAGAACCCCTCAATACATATTATAGATGACATGACCCCTAAACATCTttactttatttatttctattttatttatttcagacaTATTTAAAGAGGGTAGCCAAGATCAGTGGACCATCACTGCTTTACACAAGGGCCCTATGTGAAAGTTTACAGTTGAAGCTACTTTATAGGCTGAATTACATTGCAATTTACTGGCCCAAAATCGACAATTTACAAGCAATTCCAACACACGAAAGAAAACGGGTTTCAGCCTATTGTGCACAAAAATTAATTCTTGTCTCAAAAAGCAAAACAGAAGAATTCGTTTATCTTTAATTTAAAAATCAATGTGACCTCTATCAGTCTACTATCTACTATCAGTCGCCAAGCCGCAAGTTACTGATTTGCAATCAATCAAATAAAGCACTTTCCAACCGTTTTAGTCCCGTCACGCGGTTTTGAATCGCAGTTATCATAAGCGACTACTAAAGTATGGATTGAGGGCCTTCGGATGTTCCTTGGATCTTACAGTTAGATGGCGACATTTGTAAATCTCAAAGATTAATATTTTAGATCCAATGGCGACCAAATGGACGTGACTGACaaccctctattgttatgcatagtcatgCTTAAAACCACACAGTTCTGAGATACACCTTTttactttgaaattaattttcttggtcaaataaaatagcaatatttttttttcggtAATGTCAGATAAAACAATAATGCTTTGATATACCTTATAGTtataaaaaaattcctggtgttaaaattaggcatgcaTTTGTTTCCATTAGTGTAGATATTTAGATATTGACAGGCTTCAACTTGACCTGTGAgcctttttacttatttatttacttattcataactttgttgttgtttttatagaGCCATAGAACAAGAACTCGTATTTCATGCTTCATCCCCATAAAAGGTAACAGTAAAATTGTTTAATTGCTTGTTAGAAGTGGCTTTCTTTGCAGCATTctgtttcttctttttcttcttaacTGTAACTAATGCTAGCATGCTTTCTGAGGGCCTCCTTGGTTGTGACAGTTTATTGTCCTGGCTTGTGCAGTTTGTATGTATGGTCTCAGTGTTTTTACACAGAAGAGATTAAGCTGTTAGCTCAATCTTTTGAGAAAATTATGTTAAGGCAGTATAGTATTGTGCTGTCAgaggcgtagctaggggttgtggtgctcaggactaaggatacataatggcacacctcccccaattcttgaaacaagggACCTATATCCCACTTTCTTTATTTGTAAAGTATTTAGGGGGACAATTGGGAAATTTATTCTcgcaaatgtcacaaaaagtgaTGAGTGAATAATAATGACTATTTTTAAATACCGCTGTGTGTTTTTTCTTGCAGATGAGCTGAAAGTGGAATTGAAGATCACATATAAGTACGCGGAAAATTCCAAAACGATATttattatcttactataaatagcaaaaaattgcatgtttgtttgtttctttctttccttgtgGGTTTGTGGGTATGTCCATGATAAGGCTCCGTCAATTTTGACCTGAATGTCGCCAAAATCATAATTTTATTTGGTTGAAAGCGGTCAAAAATTGACCTAAAAAACAATAGCTACCGTACTGTTTCGTATTTCTAAGATTCAATTCCTTCAGATAAGATCTACGCTAAGGACAACGTGAAGATACTTAGGTTATGATTTGCAATAGTTAAGACAATTAAGAACACCGATTGTTCGAGGCAAAGGTCACTTTCTGGCAACTTACTAAGAcacattataatgaaagacagggataaaaagactaaattgtgtctgacgtcagggcaaagccgcgccgtgattggttgccgacctgcgcagtacggcattttctgtctagttgtcagaatttcagacgcgaactagtctttttatctctgtctctCATTATAGTAGTCTACATACGGCAATCTAAAGTAATAACTTCATGTTATCATGTACTGCCCATGACTATTCAACAGTGGTTATGTCATAATGTCACATCAGAGTCCGGCAAATAAATTCTAAAAACTATTAACTGTCTATTTAAAGAGAGATAAACGAAGGAAGATCTAAATGaaattaagctacatgtattagtGAATGGCGTTAtgggtgatttttgagttagcatcgAACTTTCCTATATTAGTGGAATCAATGTTTTTTGACATTcttacacctcaaaggataaaactataattttttatttttttttcctatACACCCATGCTTTCCACGAGTggttgaaggtcataataggGCCAGCATTTAACATCTGtgctatcatgttgtaatataccaCAAATTGTTCCCCTTATTCTCCTCTGCTAGGAATAAAAATGTCAATTGTCATTATTTCACTAGAATGCTtatagttcaggagttataaagtaaataaggtcaaatgtcaaatatctcacaCACAGAAGCCAAATTGGCAAattcaatcgaaatttgtcttaaattactcctctaGGCAaatcaaataggaacaaaatttatttgagaaaaaaagtGCTTGTCTATTCTATTGGACTTTGACTGCATGAACTCTGAAGGTGGAcataacaatacaaaattgtactaaagagtaatttgagaccagtttcgatgaactCGGACCATTtgttaattttgacccctgtatatgaaatttttaacatttgacattttcGACCTAATAACTCATGAACTAAGCCCCGtggaaaaaaatatgacaatttacttttttattcCTTGTGATCAGAGGAACAATTTGCGATACATAACAACACGATTATACTATTTTGAGGTTTTGGCCCCCTGTGACCTTCACCACAGGGGGCATAGACAAAAATGTTAGACCAGTATCGATGAAATCGgacctttttttaatttcgacccctgtgtatgaaatttttaccgtacctcatttgaccttataactcctgaacttatcaccgtagaaaaatatgtcaatttactttttttttattccgtGTGATGAGAGGACCAATTTGAGATACATAACAACATGATGAGACTATGTCTAAGTtttggccccactgtgaccttcgacccctcgtgggaaccacagggcCATAGACAAAAAGGGAACTAATCAATTTTAGGGTTTAGGATGCCAAAAATCATTGGTTCCACAAATATACGGGAATCAAATCACTAACCCATAACGCCCTGTAATATATGTTTCGCTTATTTTcaagtatacagtaagccaaaaaaattaaggtaccagttatgttcaccagtTTATATCCCaaccaaagacagatatgtcataattagaaccagcagccaatagccgcaTGCATCTTTTAGCCCGAATTTAAGGGggacacccctgcccaattgtgtgcctatttttgcatttttatcaaaatttatagcgcattggtgacaagtaacatatgtatattataggggcaaggactagaaccgctgcactggaaattttatttcagcacagccaacagttgtggagttaccgtcaaaaatgagggaaaactagtacggtatttgatcaataaatcaataactacttgccttgatctgctgaatttttagtgcagtagttgtagaccttgcccctataatatacatatcttacttgtcaccaaagcgttataatttttgagaaaatgcaaaaatacacacaaaattggccaggggtgtagtacccccccaagacctcattcgttgaaattgtccAAGAAATAAATACACGACGATACAAAAACCcaagaagatgccaatttaaaatccattgattagcacgttaagaCTAGCTCCGTGCTGTCATTGATTAGAAcaaaaaaaatgcaacttttgatttcgtttcttcattaggttttaaatcaccgtttctttaattctcaaccaatgtcAACAAATAaaatcttaaatcagagctaaagagtagaggtattggctgtttgttttaaagacacatttgtctttatttaggatatacaggtgcAAACACAACTggaaccttaattttttggcttgctGTATGATGTTGACACTATGATTAATGACATTTGgtgatattttgtgtttttttgagAAATGGACAGCGAATATTTACATTTTTCTGCATGTAGAATTAAGTTACGAATCGTGTAATATGATTAGATATGTCATGTATTATGTTATTCATTTtgttaaacaaaatatattgtatAAGGAATACCAATAGAGTTTTAAGATAATTGAGTTTTGTCAAAGTATGCCATTCATTGTCAAAGAATTGGCAGTTACACCTTTTAagtaaagcaataattattgattatacaaaaaaaaaactattttaaTACTTAAATAATTAGTGTTTAACAACTGATTTGAACCCAACATACGCCGGTGTTCTCTCACTGCATGTCTCGTTTATAAACATTTATGGTCTTATTTCATTGACACTAATTTATTAATGAGATAATGGTATTTGTAAAAGCAATATTGTTGTTGTTTCCTTTTATACTGTGTTCTAATATATTATGATAAAACAGTCCTGGGGTTGGGGCACTCATTTTCCAAATGTATATATTAAGGAAGacataatgaaacaaaatattttaatacttaTCAATACTTTATACTTAAGTATCAAATAAAGCTCTGCAGTACACATTAAAGTTATGCACATCGTTATGAACACGATAAATTGTCTACTATAAACAGTCCCCATCTAAAACATAACATGAAGTTCTTCAGGCGATTAACCGAGAGTGGATATCGATCAAGCTTGTGTATTGTTTTATTCTGTCAATAGAGGGAGATATTACTATTATTTTTTGAAGTGAAATGATTATATTTGGATTCTATTCGGCAATATGCGTGATCACAAGGATATTATGACACCAGCTATAATTATGAGACCATTGTACTACAGTCTCCTTTAACAAATCGATCATATACGTTTTAGCAACAATAAGGCGGTGACAGCTCATTTAACCAGACGATACACTACAAGATTATCATGAGGGTACCTACGTCGGCCACAAGACCCCTGTAGCCCGACTACAACTCATGCATACCTCGTGGTGTAGGTACTGCGAAGGTACTCGGAGTACTAACACTGGTACTCGCATGTCAGGTACTCCGCAGGTGTGTACCGACGTGGATACTCTGGAAAGAAAATAAGGCATGCgggttgccatttcttatttgtttctgttgccatatttatattgattaatatgttcttgattCATGTTTCTTATATTATGTTCTCTGGGTATTTTCTAAGCGGATAAAGTAAGTAATAAGTAAAAGAGCGAATAAAACAGATAAATAAGTAGGCAACTAAAGAAATGAATAAGGAATTAAGTAGGCATAAGTAAGTAATTAAATAACAAAATAGATTAAcaactaagtaaataaataagtaattaaataaataaataaataaataaataacataagtaAATGAATACATATGGAAAATTATGTAAATAACTAAGTAAATAGATAGGTAAATAATTAAGTATTAAAGAGTAAGTAAAATACGGAAAAGGGTATTAAAAAaactaagtaaataaataagtagacataattaaataaatagttaactaaataagTGAATAAGTAAAGagctatttaaaaaatataaatatgtaattaaataaacaaataaatcaatCAGTATTACCTAAGGCAAA of Amphiura filiformis chromosome 14, Afil_fr2py, whole genome shotgun sequence contains these proteins:
- the LOC140169026 gene encoding C4b-binding protein beta chain-like, which translates into the protein MNGFKYTYNDGALIAYGCNAGFILRGESVLTCTDGTYDNPLPMCELRTCADPGTPVNGFKHGTYNIYGVLIYGCNAGYKLEGEILLTCTNDGTYDNDVPTCVSVEP